In Coregonus clupeaformis isolate EN_2021a chromosome 7, ASM2061545v1, whole genome shotgun sequence, one genomic interval encodes:
- the LOC121569459 gene encoding sphingosine 1-phosphate receptor 1-like, with amino-acid sequence MEASHVAYTVVAAPTVVPGYLLRMFHEYQSNAVIRDHYNYTGKLKENKYKDGLKPEAIAFLLICLLIVLENAVVLLAIWKNKKFHLPMYYLLGNLTLSDLLAGFTYMVNIVTSGANTLKMTPVLWFLREGGVFITLAASVISLLAIAIERHVTMVRMKPYRGAKRGRMFALIGASWVLSVFLGVLPVLGWNCMGRLDQCSTVLPLFAKSYILFFITVFTAVLLAIVVLYVRIFCTVKSNTKHLGSGPQRKGLARKSQKYMALLKTVTIVLGVFIVCWLPLFILLLLDFCCPARSCQVLFKADYFLGIAMFNSLLNPIIYTLTSKDMRRAILRLLCRRCLLTKDGQVKKIGVPFLECSTSKTEAPSHRLEGLETTVSSANFTPSTIKAIYPRMSKT; translated from the exons ATGGAAGCATCGCATGTCGCTTACACTGTTGTTGCTGCCCCCACTGTGGTTCCAGGGTACCTGCTCCGGATGTTCCACGAGTACCAGAGCAATGCTGTCATCAGAGATCACTACAACTACACAGGCAAACTGAAGGAGAACAAGTACAAGGATGGACTAAAGCCAGAGGCCATAGCCTTCCTGCTGATCTGCTTGCTCATAGTGCTGGAGAATGCTGTGGTGCTGTTGGCTATCTGGAAGAATAAGAAATTCCACCTGCCAATGTACTATCTGTTAGGCAACCTAACACTCTCAGACCTACTAGCAGGCTTCACCTACATGGTGAACATTGTGACTTCAGGGGCCAACACGTTAAAGATGACCCCTGTGCTGTGGTtcctgagggagggaggagtctTCATAACGCTGGCCGCCTCCGTCATCAGCCTCCTGGCCATCGCCATTGAGCGCCACGTCACCATGGTGAGGATGAAGCCCTACCGGGGGGCCAAGCGAGGCCGGATGTTTGCCCTGATTGGGGCCAGCTGGGTTCTGTCAGTGTTCCTGGGGGTGCTGCCCGTCCTGGGCTGGAACTGTATGGGCCGTCTGGACCAGTGCTCCACCGTCCTGCCGCTCTTCGCCAAAAGCTACATCCTCTTCTTCATCACTGTGTTCACCGCTGTGCTGCTGGCCATCGTGGTGCTTTATGTGCGCATCTTCTGCACTGTCAAGTCCAACACAAAGCACCTGGGCTCTGGCCCGCAGCGCAAAGGCCTGGCCCGCAAGTCCCAGAAGTACATGGCCCTGCTGAAGACCGTCACCATTGTGCTGGGCGTCTTCATCGTCTGCTGGCTgcctctcttcatcctcctcctgctGGACTTCTGCTGCCCGGCACGGAGCTGCCAGGTGCTCTTCAAGGCGGACTACTTCCTGGGCATCGCCATGTTCAACTCTCTCCTCAACCCCATCATCTATAC CCTGACCAGTAAGGACATGAGGAGGGCCATCCTGAGGCTGCTGTGTCGACGCTGCCTCCTCACCAAGGATGGCCAGGTGAAGAAGATAGGGGTGCCCTTCCTGGAGTGTAGTACCAGTAAGACTGAGGCGCCCTCCCATAGGCTGGAGGGCTTGGAGACCACAGTCTCCTCTGCCAACTTCACCCCTTCCACTATTAAAGCCATCTACCCCAGGATGTCAAAGACATGA